AAAATGAGTAGTGGGCTGCAGAAAATCGGGGGCCTCTACAATTCGGGGGCCCTGATCAATCGATCTTCTCGATCGTGGCCATCGACGGGGCTGGATATATGTTTTACTTTAGACGAAAGGATTGAAATGAGCCCGGTTTTAATTAACAAAGCTATCAACCAAGTAGAAGTTACATCATGAGTTACAACTTACAACACACACGCATAAATCGCACACCTTGATCCAAGATGAGAGATTCTTGTCGTTTTGCACCGGAAACCATGTACACACCAACAAACCTCCACCACAGGAAACTGCAGCCCAAGGGGGAACCTCCATATATATGTTTTACTTTCTATAGCAACACATAGCTAGCAGCTACCATATTATTTCCCCTTTGAATTGTGCTCAGCTCTTCATTTGCTGATTGTTACTGTCATAGTTGAATAACACTGAAAACTCTGCAGGTTATTTATAGAGCGAAAATTCAACACACGCATACACTTGTTTTTCGGAACCGAAGACGAGGTGGGGGAGTGGATTTGCAGTCCGTCGATCCATTGCAAGCTCGTGAGGAGGATGAACAGGGTGTGTCAGAGCCTGTCGGCAAGGCTCGGAAAGCGCTCGAGCAGCCACGTCACTCCCCTGATGGCCACCTACAGCGCAGTGGAGTGCATCAGTGAAGGGATCCATCGTCAGTTCATACAGATGTGAATCAACATATATACCAGCGCCAACTCCCCTGGTTTGGTCGCCGGCTCCACGCAGTCCCGGCCGTACCTGCAATTGCAATCTTGCAGCTGGCAAATCTGGACGCAGAATTTGAATGGATTTGGTGTTTCTTTCcaatggagatgcagatggagATGGATGTGCTTACACGATCTGGATCATGCCCTGCCGCTGCGGGTCGGGCTGGCAGCGGTAGAAGCTGCAGCCCCGGCTGAACGGGAACGGCCGCCCCTTCCACTCTGCATGCATGCATCAAACTCAAGCACCACACCACCGGCCGATCGATCGAGACGGAAATGCATGCGCAGCGCCGCCAGGACTAGGAGAAGACGCATCAACGCGCGCGTACCGAGGTGCCAGGTGACGCCGACAGCGGAGGGGTCATCGCCGGAGATGTCGTCGATGACGAAGCGGAGGTCGGGGCTGACGGAGCCCATGAagtcgccgaagaagcccagcacCCGGTCCCGCCCCACCATGGGCCGCGGGAACACCAGGTCCTCGTACACGCACCCCTCCGCGATCAGCGGCGCCACCGCCGCCAGGTCGCGCCGGTTCACGCCCTCGTAGAACTCGCGCACCACCTCCGCAGCCCTCCCCTTCGCCGCCGACGCCGCCACGACGGCACTCGTCCTCCTCCTGCCGCTGCTTCCGCCCTCCCGCGCACGGATGATCGGATGGTGCAGGCGTGCAGGCTGAGATGTGGCCGCCCCGACGCGGAGCCGAAGCGGCTGCGTCGCATGCGCCATGCTCTGCTGCTCCAGCCTGTGTGTGGCGGGAGTGCGTCCATCGTCTTATCACTTGGTTTgcatcttttcttttcttttcttttcctgcgCTCGTCTCTCTTCTGCCCCTACAAATAAATATACTGAACATAACATTTCCACTTCAAACTGCATATATTTTTCGACAAATCTGACGTTGTACCGAAACTAATAACGCCTCATCTGACCAAATCTCACCCCCTCGGCGCTGGCTAAAATGGAACCACTTTCCATGTTTGGTTGGCGCCGAGTTAAATTGTATGGATCGGTGCCGACCTGCATAACTTTGGCTCCATTCTCGATGGCGTCCAACTCAGAGGTCAAATTTCGAAAATAGTTTTGTTGAGGGGTCAGATAAAGCACTAGTTTTGCTTCGAAAGGGTCATATTTGTCAAGAAGTACTCAAATTGCAGAACCAATGATCAGTGACGCACGTTGTTACAAAACAAAACATAATAATGCATGTACACTTCATTCACTGGCATTGGCTAACAAGTAGGTactgtactccctctgttccatgttAGTTATCactgatttagtacaactttgggcGACAATTAATATGGACATGGTGGGAGTATATCTTAAAGGAGATGTACATGAGGTCCCTTGCATTAACGCACTATCTGTGTTACTTGTACAACGAATATTACAGTATCCCACGATCAGccatataaattttttttttaggTAAGCCATATACAAATCTTGATGATATATGAATCATGCATATACTAAAAAAAATACAGTATCTCAGACCGGCACTCCTGAAACTAACAAGATTCAAAATGAAACGCAACCTGGAGAGGAAACTAGCCATGTATTTTAGTCTATGCAATTCGGTCAATCCCAGAAGGAACTGGTGCCAAGGACGAGTTCATGGACGCTTGGATCTCTTCCAGGGTCCTTCCTTTCGTCTCCGGCACCAGCCGCGCCACAAATAAAACGGTCAGCCCGCAGATGCTCGCGAACATGAAAAATGTGCCTGAAATTAAACCGTCCACGAAAGAACATACGGATGAAGCTAGAGTTTGTCGTGACTATGTATTTGATCAGATGGTCTATTTTCTATGCAGAAAATATATTTACCGTAGGAGCTCCACAGCAGGAGGAAATTGAAGGCATAAGAGATGATCCACGAGCCGAGCCAGCTCACTAAGGTCACGAGGCTCCCTGCTGTTCCTTTCATGTGTATGGGAAAGATCTGCATGTCCAGCGACGAAATGGTGTCAAATTCCACGATAATACTAGTGTACTGGTCTGTAGATTTATTTAAATCTCAGAGTACAGTAATCCCAACTCTCTGTTAATTAGGCTAGGAGAGGTACCTCTGACATTATAACCCATGGTATTCCACCCATACCAAGTGAGAAAGATCCAGTGAAGACCTAGATTTTCAACCAACAGATATGTTTACAACAGCTAGACATCACTGACAGTAGTGAAGAGAACTagttaaaaaaaaaaaagagaactaGTTAATGAGACTAGTACGTAGTATATACCAGAATTCCCGCCAAAGCAAGTACCACGTTCAGGTCCTTAGCCCAATGATGTTCCTGTTTTTGGGAGAGTAAAACTACTGGCAAATTTGTGGTCCTAtgaggacgaaatcaatgccatgTAAAAGAAAAGGGATGAGATCACTTCCGGTGATTTGAAACCTTGGATAGAAATGACACGCCAACTAGTAGGCAACCGAGGCATGTCCCAGCTGCAGAGACCTGGAGTATTGCAGCATGAAAATTATTGTCTTAGCACCCATTACTAAGTGTATGTTTATTTTTATTATCTACAAAAGATTATATCTGTTTTTACGATTAGAAGTGGCCTCCTTCCAGCCTTGTCCAAAAGAAGCACTCCAAGTGTCGTCATCGGAACCTACAGGGGCACTAAAGTTCAACTATATACCTAACATCAGTGAAAACTGAGAAGGAAATAAAAGCGGCATAATAGCCATGATTAAGATACCTGAACCGCAACCATAGCGAGCATCCCCATGTTCCCTGATGCGAAACCTGATTCCCAAAGTAAAACATGGTAAAGATTATGTCCAATAACTGTAATATGTAGACAGGAGAATGTTAAGGCAACACAATAACTGAAATATGTAGACAGGAGAATGTAAAGGCAACAGCTTGCTAATATTCATTACCAGCTGAAACAAATATCTCACTGGCATAGAAGCAGATTGCATTCACTCCCCCAAACTGTTGAAGGACCATTAGCCCAACACCGACCTGAAAGAGACCTGATATCTTAGAAAATTATAAAATCATTTTCTTTCTAGGTAGAAATGCCTTACTAAAATACTTACGGTGACAGCATGAATGTAATCCTTCTGAAACAGGTCCCATATCTTTGACTGTGGGAGGTGCTGAATCTTTTCTGTGAAATCCTGATTATACAGATTATGGAATTAGTTAGATCTTATAGTAATGCATGATTAAATTGGTGTTCTATTTCAACTCTCAAGTACTGAATAGTCAAATACTTTGATTTCTTCTGCCTCTTCAGAGATATCAGTTTCTTTTCCCCTTAGCTTCTGTAACGCTTCCTCGAGTGCACCGGGATGTCCGATCTTAGCCTGACATGCATGTGTTTTCATCAAAATTTTGTACAGAGGGAGTGAAATTGTAGGAACCATATAATGAATATGGATCTTATATGTCAAACTGAATATTTGTATAAACTGATGTAACCCCAAAATCTGTTCCGTCTTACATATGAAATTGGTGTAACGATAAGAAATGACCATCTTACAGATTTGTCAATGCCACATAAATACTGCTATATACATAATATAAGTGTTTCGTTCTATTGACTAGGCCAGAAAGTGGCTAATCAAGTAAATTCTAGAACCGAAAGATGGAACTACGAGATCCATCAAGTATCAACAGTACAAGGAAAGCTCGCTACTTTACCAGCCATCTGGGAGATTCAGGAATCACAAGAAGGCCAACGAGTTGCAGTAAACATGGTGTCACTCCTACAAGAGAAACAACTCTCGTTTATTTATACATATCGGTATGGGGAAAATATCTAGTTATACAAGTGCATGATTTTTCGAGCAGAATAGCAGATAGGTTGGACTAAAACAAAGACCAGTTAAAACTGGTCACTCTTCATACAACAAAACATAACTGAAACCTATGCTCTTAATTATTGGAATGGTAGAAAAGTAAATTCAGATAAATTAATGTACCGATGATTGCCAAGGTACGCCAGGTGATAAAAGTCCCCAGAGCATAGGCAAGGGACGCCCCACAACATATCATCAGCTGCATAGGTGGAGGTGCTTGCCTTCGTAAGTTAAAACTCTATACAACCAAGTAATGAAATCTCCGTTGCTGAGGACAGACCTGGTTTACAGCTGCAAAACGTCCTCTAAGATTCTTGGGAGTTACCTCTGATATATAGACTGGGACCTGTtcaggtaacacaattttcaaaccGAATTCGTTGGACAAGTAACCAGAAGGAGCTTTATTACTGTAATTACCACATATGAAAACAGGCCAATTCCGCATCCAATTGAGAGCCTTCCAAGGTAAAGCCACAAAAAATTCTACAGAAGAAAATATACAGAAAGGAAGGAAAACAATTACAAGATGAACTAAGAATTGGCGTATTTGTGCTCAAGTTATAGTACGTACCGGAATAGAAGTACATAGAGAAAGGAGGAAGAGGGTACCTTAGAAAAGACTATAAAGAGATATCCAGCAATGCAGAACACATCTGATATTGCCATTGCCTGCACGCCAAAATGCACATAAGTCCATTGTTCGAGAGAAAAGAACCCCTTGGCATGCTTTGCTTCTTTTAGTTGACTTACTAATTATCAGGATGGAAACAGGATTGGAACTTACGCATTTTCGACCAACTCTGTCTGCTATGGTACCACTGAAAATAGCGCCCAGCATTGCTCCAATGGTTAATATTGAGCCAAAGACGGAATACTGCATGATGGTTAAATGCGCAGATTTTTTACATTGAAAATGTGTAAACTTAACCCACCAGGCCGCCAGGTCATCACCATCAAGATGAACAAAAAATGCTATTGTAAATGGCAGCAAGCCATCACCTCAGCTATAGAAAGATGAAGATCATGCATGATGCCCTCTTGAGATGGCGATGAGTAGCCCACCTGCAAAACAGTGATCTGCAGTTAACCTCTCAACTGCAAATATTTGCACTAGAACAGAAGGATAGTTGTGCACCTAATTAAATAGAAGTTTTCACATATTATTGTTGAAGAATCTTAATGCATACTCTCTACTAGATCAATAAATAGGAACACTAATGGGCTTGGTAAAAGATATATACCGAGATACCGAACACGAAGGATCCACAAACGGCGATGGCGGTGCTGACAACGACCACCCAAATTGAAGAGGCTCTGTGATCCCCAGTCACCAGGAGGGGTTTCTTGACCTCTGCTCCCTCCCATTCCGTTGACATATGGCCTGCCGGGTTTGAACTACCCATCAGGTTAAGTAGCGTAAATGGCTAAAGATCAGTTGATCACTTGTAAAGAAACCAAGAAAATCATTAATGATAACTCACAAGCATAGCAAGAACAACCAGGACATACTGCTATCAAAGTATATTTCTCCTCGTatagtactacctctgtccataaaaggatgtcgcaagtttgtctaaattttgatgtatctagacactctttAGTGTTTAGATGCATCCGAATTTAGATAATTtccgacatccttttatggacggagggagtacttcatATCACAAGCTTGCTGTCAGTAATAATAAGAGTAGTTCTTGCAGTAATCAGGATTTAAGCTGCCTAGGTATAAACAAGCAAGACTTCAGATATACGGTTGTGCAGCTACAGCGACCATTCATGCATGTTAAGAGTTTGTATTACTGATAGATCCGCAGAATCAGGTGATGAAACAAAATAGCAGGACTATCTAAACTAAAGAGCAGTAGATATTAGCAAACATCCTCTAAATCTTACAACTGTGAACCTAACGGCCTCCTCCATTCCATCATGTTGCAGCCGAGAAGTTAATTGCGAGAACACAACTCAATACTCCGCGTATAAGAGTATTTTAACCGCAGAGCACAAAGAGGAGGAGGAGTCGAACCTACACGAAACTACCTGGAGTCGGCGGGAAGCTCGCCGGCCGCGAGATAGTACTGCCGGTGGCGAAGCCGCTGAGTAAGCAGAAGGAAGTAGCTCTGACCGAGGCGGTACTGCTTAGGAGCCGGCGGAGAGATCGATCTTCGATCTGTCGCCGGCGGTGGATTGGGCGGTGGCGAGCTGGTCAGTGGTCAGTGTAGAGGAGGAGGGGACTGACTGTGTGTCGGAAAAAGACAAGCAAGAAAAAGCTAGACTAGCATCTCGCTCTCCACCGCTGGATCGATCCTCTTGTTTTCGTCGGTTGAATTTCTAGAAAAAGTTTCCTTTTCCAGAATTCCACCTATTTAATGATAACCGTCTATAGTAGTgcgaaaaatataaaaattacaaatagatCTATAGACCACCTGGTGACCGATAAAGTGGTGAACGTTTTGACCAGAAAAATCCGTACTCAATTATTTCAAGCACAAGCTTCTTCCGTAAAAAGGCAAGCAAGTGAATTCCTAACAACCCGCTTGAATCTGGGACGTCTACTTCATATATCCAATCTGATGGAGCTAGTATGGCATCTGAAGAAATGTCTTCATAGCATAGCATGTATGCTAGATAGCGTGTATCCATTAGCCcatctttttttttatttcttagcCTAAATTTAAAAAGACAGTGTATAGCAGAATAATTATCAAAATATCAACCAATTTGACCTTGTGTTCTTTATTTCGGTGAGATCTTTTAAACAAGCCTAAGattaataaaaaataaaaatctaAATTCTGAAACATAATAAAACGGCAGGATAGACAATGAAATCCAATGACTTGTTTATCAATATATTTTGATGGTTTGAACTCAAGTTAACTGCCAATCATTTTTTCAACTATAGTGAACCAAGTTTGAAACACGTCAGGTTTCATAATATCTTTCAAGCATCAAATTTCAAATATTGTCACAATATATTTAATATTGGTACTATTTTAAAGTTCTCTTTGATAAGAACCCAAATGACGAGGGTAACCTCGGCAATATACATGGATGATGGACTTAGAGTTTCGGGAAAAAGTAGTGCGCTAGTGGTTTTGTCGATTGGTCACACAAACAAGGCTATCCGACAGATTGGTTATAAGGATAAATCGCCATAAACTAGAGCAAGCTAGGGttacaacaatgattcgatgtctCTTCCGCTGGCTCCTCCTATCCTTTATATAGGAGAGGCTAGATCTCAGAGTCTAGTCTGGATCGGTTTATATATATTTCTTATATTTCTTGCCTAATTTGAAGTATGCCGGCTCTTTTAATGGGCTTTTCCTTATTCAACAAGTTTCATCCTTTGGGCTTTGACTTTTGACTTCATGGGCTTCTCCAACATACGCACGAGGGTTACACAAGCCGTAGGCCCAATTAGACATACCCATGTCACCAAATATTTAaaatgttttcaaattaaattgaTGGTTTAAAAACTACAAAAGTTAAGTTGCCTCTAAAGTGAGAAAAGAGAGGGAAAGAAATCTGACACAATTTAAAAGAGTGGGAGGATAGAGTGGGTGGGGCATGCACCATATATACCTTGCAAGGCCTCTGTGGTGATTCACAATGCAGCATAGTCTTGAAGAACAGTGTTGGCTCTTTAGAAAAGAACAAAGGTGTTGCGCTTGACTAAGAGCATATCGGCATATCAGCCCGGgccgatatgtggtttttggtgcaATTTTGGGTGTCTGGCCCGGGAAAACTATCCAGGCCGCAGCCCAAATCGTCGATTTCAACGCATATATAGCGGTCAACGAAGTGGATGGGGCCAAACCCCATCCgctcctccgcctctccgcctGCCGCCGACGAGCAATCGTCGCTCCTCCGGCGAGAAATCGGCGTAGTAGAACGTAGATCCACAGTCCCCACCTCCCGCCGGAGACGATGGTGGCAGGGCGCGGGCGCGGGAGCGGCCAGGTGGGCCGCTGGCGAGAAGACGGAGTGGGAGAAGGTGAAGTCCGACGCGGCGCGCATCCGCGGTAGCTACCGCTACCGAAAGTACGGTGTCGCCCGCCTTCGCCAAGCGCGAGTCGGAGCGCTACCGACGCGGATGCGCCACGTCGTATTCCGCGGC
This region of Lolium perenne isolate Kyuss_39 chromosome 2, Kyuss_2.0, whole genome shotgun sequence genomic DNA includes:
- the LOC127331068 gene encoding uncharacterized protein isoform X1, coding for MAHATQPLRLRVGAATSQPARLHHPIIRAREGGSSGRRRTSAVVAASAAKGRAAEVVREFYEGVNRRDLAAVAPLIAEGCVYEDLVFPRPMVGRDRVLGFFGDFMGSVSPDLRFVIDDISGDDPSAVGVTWHLEWKGRPFPFSRGCSFYRCQPDPQRQGMIQIVFASCKIAIAGGHQGSDVAARALSEPCRQALTHPVHPPHELAMDRRTANPLPHLVFGSEKQVYACVEFSLYK
- the LOC127331068 gene encoding uncharacterized protein isoform X2, translated to MAHATQPLRLRVGAATSQPARLHHPIIRAREGGSSGRRRTSAVVAASAAKGRAAEVVREFYEGVNRRDLAAVAPLIAEGCVYEDLVFPRPMVGRDRVLGFFGDFMGSVSPDLRFVIDDISGDDPSAVGVTWHLEWKGRPFPFSRGCSFYRCQPDPQRQGMIQIVYGRDCVEPATKPGELALVAIRGVTWLLERFPSLADRL
- the LOC127331067 gene encoding sugar transporter ERD6-like 5 isoform X2; the protein is MSTEWEGAEVKKPLLVTGDHRASSIWVVVVSTAIAVCGSFVFGISVGYSSPSQEGIMHDLHLSIAEYSVFGSILTIGAMLGAIFSGTIADRVGRKCAMAISDVFCIAGYLFIVFSKNFLWLYLGRLSIGCGIGLFSYVVPVYISEVTPKNLRGRFAAVNQLMICCGASLAYALGTFITWRTLAIIGVTPCLLQLVGLLVIPESPRWLAKIGHPGALEEALQKLRGKETDISEEAEEIKDFTEKIQHLPQSKIWDLFQKDYIHAVTVGVGLMVLQQFGGVNAICFYASEIFVSAGFASGNMGMLAMVAVQVPMTTLGVLLLDKAGRRPLLIVSAAGTCLGCLLVGVSFLSKEHHWAKDLNVVLALAGILVFTGSFSLGMGGIPWVIMSEIFPIHMKGTAGSLVTLVSWLGSWIISYAFNFLLLWSSYGTFFMFASICGLTVLFVARLVPETKGRTLEEIQASMNSSLAPVPSGIDRIA
- the LOC127331068 gene encoding uncharacterized protein isoform X3; this encodes MAHATQPLRLRVGAATSQPARLHHPIIRAREGGSSGRRRTSAVVAASAAKGRAAEVVREFYEGVNRRDLAAVAPLIAEGCVYEDLVFPRPMVGRDRVLGFFGDFMGSVSPDLRFVIDDISGDDPSAVGVTWHLEWKGRPFPFSRGCSFYRCQPDPQRQGMIQIVFASCKIAIAGTAGTAWSRRPNQGSWRWWPSGE
- the LOC127331067 gene encoding sugar transporter ERD6-like 5 isoform X1 encodes the protein MGSSNPAGHMSTEWEGAEVKKPLLVTGDHRASSIWVVVVSTAIAVCGSFVFGISVGYSSPSQEGIMHDLHLSIAEYSVFGSILTIGAMLGAIFSGTIADRVGRKCAMAISDVFCIAGYLFIVFSKNFLWLYLGRLSIGCGIGLFSYVVPVYISEVTPKNLRGRFAAVNQLMICCGASLAYALGTFITWRTLAIIGVTPCLLQLVGLLVIPESPRWLAKIGHPGALEEALQKLRGKETDISEEAEEIKDFTEKIQHLPQSKIWDLFQKDYIHAVTVGVGLMVLQQFGGVNAICFYASEIFVSAGFASGNMGMLAMVAVQVPMTTLGVLLLDKAGRRPLLIVSAAGTCLGCLLVGVSFLSKEHHWAKDLNVVLALAGILVFTGSFSLGMGGIPWVIMSEIFPIHMKGTAGSLVTLVSWLGSWIISYAFNFLLLWSSYGTFFMFASICGLTVLFVARLVPETKGRTLEEIQASMNSSLAPVPSGIDRIA